The following coding sequences are from one Chthoniobacterales bacterium window:
- a CDS encoding YihY/virulence factor BrkB family protein, translating to MRLPNFIESPWKIIRTSIQIFGEIDGEQRAASFAYYAIFSLIPLLALLLSVGSMFFDPIAVKHAVHDYIPANAPGQETLWQMVDALQRARGGVSFISLVILAWSSLKFFQALVRAVNAALHTEDIPWWQMPLKNLVMVGILTSGFTLGILIPAIMQGVAKALTAFEHFVLAHLPNLQLAPVYAVLELGRYLVGGLVLLYTVTMLYAFAPRRRILFRHVWLPALLVTAGLQLSQIAMVNYFSHFVNYNAVYGPIGGLMLFLFWVYLGGLIIIFGASLCAALVRLHPERKFL from the coding sequence ATGAGGCTTCCCAACTTCATTGAAAGTCCGTGGAAGATCATCCGCACCTCGATTCAGATCTTCGGCGAAATCGACGGCGAGCAACGCGCGGCCTCCTTCGCTTACTACGCGATCTTTTCACTCATTCCCCTCCTCGCGCTGCTTCTCTCCGTCGGGTCCATGTTCTTCGACCCCATCGCGGTGAAGCACGCCGTCCACGACTACATTCCCGCGAACGCCCCGGGGCAGGAAACGCTCTGGCAGATGGTGGATGCCCTCCAGCGCGCCCGCGGCGGCGTGAGCTTCATCTCTCTCGTCATCCTCGCCTGGTCGTCGCTCAAGTTTTTCCAGGCCCTCGTCCGCGCGGTGAATGCCGCCCTGCACACGGAGGACATCCCGTGGTGGCAGATGCCCCTCAAGAACCTCGTCATGGTCGGCATTCTCACGAGCGGGTTCACCCTCGGCATCCTGATTCCCGCGATCATGCAGGGCGTCGCCAAGGCCCTCACGGCCTTCGAGCATTTCGTCCTCGCCCACCTTCCGAATCTACAGCTCGCCCCGGTCTACGCCGTTCTCGAACTCGGTCGCTACCTCGTCGGCGGCCTCGTGCTGCTTTACACCGTGACGATGCTCTACGCCTTCGCCCCGCGCCGGCGCATCCTCTTCCGCCACGTCTGGCTCCCCGCCCTGCTCGTCACCGCCGGCCTGCAGCTCTCGCAAATCGCGATGGTCAACTACTTCTCCCATTTCGTGAACTACAACGCCGTCTACGGCCCCATCGGCGGCCTCATGCTCTTTCTCTTCTGGGTCTACCTTGGCGGCCTCATCATCATCTTCGGAGCCAGCCTCTGCGCCGCCCTCGTCCGGCTCCATCCCGAGCGAAAATTTTTGTAA
- the der gene encoding ribosome biogenesis GTPase Der — protein sequence MKTIAILGRPNVGKSALFNCLARQKISIVHDQAGVTRDHIHAICRMGPAPFEIIDTGGIGAEPDPDFAEDTRFAADVAIEAADLLVLVMDGPAGVTPLDADLGKLVRSSGKPAVIVVNKIDNERQENLLADFARLGFTDLVGVSAAHSRGIQTLVDRISSALDLAETEDEYTQDRDTPRIAIVGRPNVGKSSLVNAILNDRRTIVSDIAGTTRDAIDIPYEYRGDKFTLVDTAGIRHRSKHDTSVEVFSVMRSEKAIDRADLNLLVIDATQGVTVQEKKIAGLIQKARKAAVIVLNKWDLVGKEDDTELLKEKVDELRAKLFFLSYAPVIVLSAKDATNLPRLFNQIRKIREHAGRKIGTGELNRLFKAAVERQAPPMHGARRFKIYYATQLAAPSARPFGRVEFLLFVNDPQKLSDSYQAYLTARIRDVVEYPGLPISFKLKGKQKKDAE from the coding sequence ATGAAGACCATTGCCATTTTAGGCCGACCCAACGTCGGCAAGTCCGCCCTGTTCAATTGCCTTGCTCGGCAGAAGATCTCGATCGTCCACGACCAGGCCGGCGTGACGCGCGACCACATCCACGCCATCTGCCGCATGGGCCCGGCTCCGTTCGAGATCATCGATACCGGCGGCATTGGCGCGGAGCCCGATCCCGACTTCGCCGAGGACACCCGCTTCGCCGCCGACGTGGCGATCGAAGCGGCTGACCTGCTCGTGCTCGTGATGGACGGTCCGGCCGGCGTGACGCCGCTCGACGCCGATCTCGGCAAGCTCGTCCGCAGTTCCGGAAAGCCGGCGGTGATCGTGGTGAACAAGATCGACAATGAACGGCAGGAAAACCTGCTCGCCGACTTCGCGCGCCTCGGGTTCACAGACCTCGTGGGCGTGAGCGCCGCGCACAGCCGCGGCATTCAGACGCTGGTCGACCGCATCAGCTCCGCGCTCGATCTCGCCGAGACGGAGGACGAATACACGCAGGACCGCGACACGCCGCGCATCGCGATCGTCGGCCGGCCAAACGTCGGCAAGTCCTCGCTCGTCAACGCCATCCTCAACGACCGCCGCACCATCGTCAGCGACATCGCCGGCACCACCCGCGACGCGATCGACATTCCTTACGAATACCGCGGCGACAAGTTCACGCTCGTGGACACGGCAGGCATTCGCCATCGCTCGAAGCACGACACGTCCGTCGAGGTCTTCAGCGTGATGCGTTCCGAAAAAGCGATCGACCGCGCCGATCTCAACCTTCTCGTCATCGACGCCACGCAGGGCGTGACCGTGCAGGAGAAGAAGATCGCCGGCCTCATTCAGAAAGCCCGCAAGGCCGCGGTGATCGTCCTGAACAAGTGGGACCTCGTCGGCAAGGAGGACGACACCGAGTTGCTCAAGGAGAAGGTCGACGAGCTGCGCGCGAAACTTTTCTTCCTGAGCTACGCGCCGGTGATCGTGCTCTCCGCGAAGGACGCGACAAACCTGCCGCGCCTCTTCAACCAGATTCGCAAGATCCGCGAGCACGCCGGCCGCAAGATCGGCACCGGCGAGCTGAATCGCCTCTTCAAGGCCGCGGTGGAGCGGCAGGCCCCGCCGATGCACGGCGCGCGTCGTTTCAAGATTTACTACGCGACGCAGCTCGCCGCTCCGTCGGCGCGTCCCTTCGGGCGCGTCGAGTTCCTGCTCTTCGTGAACGATCCCCAAAAACTCTCCGACAGCTACCAGGCCTACCTCACGGCCCGCATTCGCGACGTCGTCGAGTATCCCGGTCTGCCGATTTCCTTCAAACTCAAGGGCAAGCAGAAGAAGGACGCGGAGTAG
- a CDS encoding LemA family protein — translation MIALAILVGLIVLIAIVGLFLISQYNGLVTLRNRFKNAFAQIDVQLKRRYDLIPNLVETAKGYLKHERETLEAVTNARNAAQSAGAAAAANPGDPTAMRSLASAEAGLTGALGRLMVVAEAYPDLKANQNMMALQEELTSTENKVAFSRQAYNDAVMAYNTKREVFPTSIIAGMFNFAPAELFAIDDAAQREAPKVSF, via the coding sequence ATGATCGCCCTTGCCATTCTCGTCGGTTTGATCGTCCTCATCGCGATCGTTGGTCTGTTCCTGATCAGCCAATACAACGGCCTCGTCACCCTGCGGAATCGCTTCAAGAACGCCTTCGCGCAGATCGATGTGCAGCTCAAGCGCCGCTACGACCTCATTCCGAACCTCGTCGAGACGGCGAAGGGCTACCTCAAGCACGAACGCGAGACGCTCGAGGCGGTGACGAACGCGCGGAATGCGGCCCAGAGCGCGGGCGCGGCGGCGGCGGCGAATCCCGGGGATCCCACCGCGATGCGGAGCCTGGCCTCGGCGGAAGCCGGTCTCACCGGCGCGCTCGGGCGCCTGATGGTCGTGGCCGAGGCCTATCCCGATCTCAAGGCCAACCAGAACATGATGGCGCTGCAGGAGGAACTCACCTCGACGGAAAACAAGGTCGCCTTTTCGCGGCAGGCCTACAACGACGCGGTGATGGCCTACAACACGAAGCGGGAGGTTTTCCCGACGAGCATCATCGCCGGGATGTTCAACTTTGCGCCGGCCGAGCTCTTCGCGATCGACGACGCCGCCCAGCGCGAAGCGCCGAAGGTGAGTTTCTAG
- a CDS encoding HAD family hydrolase, with translation MSIQAVLFDLDDTLIVDEAVSAAALDATARHAFTTLGANRDAFLRDARAHAVRLHAASPVYPYCKRIGISAFECLWGRFLGDSADLTALREWALAYRQQVFDATLRSQELEGEEEAAAELAATFAAQRRKLQRLMPDAREVLTRLSKKYRVGLLTNGAPDLQREKLLNSGLEPFFDAVAVSGEHDIGKPKPEIFHRLIAELGVGADEAVMVGNSLERDILGARNAGITSIWIKVTGSEEPADVRPDHTILGLAEIPALLERLPAA, from the coding sequence ATGTCCATTCAGGCCGTTCTTTTCGATCTCGACGACACGCTCATCGTGGATGAAGCCGTGTCCGCCGCCGCGCTCGACGCCACCGCCCGCCACGCCTTCACGACCCTGGGCGCGAACCGCGATGCCTTCCTTCGCGACGCCCGCGCGCACGCCGTTCGCCTGCACGCCGCCAGCCCCGTGTATCCCTACTGCAAGCGCATCGGGATCAGCGCCTTCGAGTGTCTCTGGGGCAGATTCCTCGGCGACTCGGCCGATCTGACCGCCCTGCGCGAATGGGCTCTCGCCTACCGCCAGCAGGTCTTCGACGCCACCCTGCGCTCGCAGGAACTCGAGGGCGAGGAGGAAGCCGCCGCCGAACTCGCCGCGACCTTCGCCGCCCAGCGCCGGAAACTCCAGCGCCTGATGCCCGACGCGCGCGAGGTGCTCACCCGACTCTCGAAGAAATACCGCGTCGGCCTGCTCACGAACGGCGCCCCCGATCTTCAGCGCGAGAAGCTCCTCAACTCCGGCCTCGAGCCGTTCTTCGACGCGGTCGCCGTCTCCGGCGAGCACGACATCGGCAAGCCGAAGCCCGAAATCTTCCACCGCCTTATCGCGGAGCTCGGCGTCGGCGCGGACGAGGCCGTCATGGTCGGCAACAGCCTCGAGCGCGACATCCTCGGCGCCCGCAACGCCGGCATCACGAGCATCTGGATCAAGGTCACCGGTTCCGAAGAGCCCGCCGACGTGCGTCCCGACCACACCATTCTCGGACTTGCCGAGATTCCCGCCCTGCTGGAACGTCTGCCCGCCGCTTGA
- the pgsA gene encoding CDP-diacylglycerol--glycerol-3-phosphate 3-phosphatidyltransferase: protein MTIPMMLTVLRILLIPVFVMFAIYYGASVEAKAPQEWLRWAAVAAFVIASVTDAFDGMIARRLHQESKLGALLDPIADKGLLLTAIITLSVSPWHYALPLWFPVLVIARDAVIVLGCVAMRMVQDHLEVRPSFAGKAATALQMVAVAWAMFQIPYLEGPVWAAGFFTFVSGIEYVFRGVAQMTHHEAAGKP from the coding sequence ATGACCATCCCCATGATGCTGACCGTGCTCCGGATCCTGTTGATCCCGGTCTTCGTGATGTTCGCGATTTACTACGGCGCGAGCGTGGAGGCGAAGGCGCCGCAGGAGTGGTTGCGCTGGGCCGCGGTGGCGGCGTTTGTCATCGCGTCGGTGACGGATGCCTTCGACGGGATGATTGCCCGGCGGTTGCACCAGGAGAGCAAGCTCGGTGCGTTACTCGATCCCATCGCGGACAAGGGGCTGCTGCTTACGGCGATCATCACACTGAGCGTGAGCCCGTGGCATTACGCGCTGCCGCTATGGTTTCCCGTGCTCGTGATCGCGCGGGACGCGGTGATCGTGCTCGGCTGCGTGGCGATGCGCATGGTGCAGGATCATCTCGAGGTGCGGCCGAGCTTCGCGGGAAAGGCGGCGACGGCGTTGCAAATGGTCGCGGTCGCGTGGGCGATGTTCCAGATCCCGTATCTCGAGGGGCCGGTGTGGGCCGCAGGTTTTTTTACATTTGTCAGCGGAATCGAGTATGTCTTTCGCGGCGTGGCCCAAATGACGCATCATGAGGCCGCCGGGAAGCCGTAA